The window AAACGTTTAGTTACTGTGGAAACTTTGAAATAGCCGGGCTGCCTGTGGATAACTTTGTCCGATTCAGGGTAAAATAGGACGTTTTCAGATTGACGTCAATATGCAAGAGTTTTGGCAATCCTGCGTGCATTCTCTGGCCCAGGAACTCCCTCCCGAACAGATGAAGGCATGGGTGCATCCCCTGTCTTTTCTCAGTTTTGATGAAGAACTGGGCGAAGTTCGTGTATCCGCGCCAAACGCCATCAAACAGAACTGGGCACGCACCAACTATACCCAGCGTATCCAGGAACTGGCCAGCAACTGGTTCAACCGGCCCGGCATCCGGGTCATCTTTCAGGTTGCCCGGCGCGACCAGCACCATGTTTCGCAGGTTCATGGCCCGGCTGTGGCCCCCCCTGCCGGTATGCCTGCCGTTGCGCCGGCCGGTGCGCCTGCGCCTCGTGAATATACGAACGGGTCCGTTCAGCCCAATGGCCATGGTGCCAGCGCGGCGCTGCATACGGCAGCGCGGGCCACTGCGGTCGTTGAACCCGCAGTAACAGGCAAAGAGCCGACAGTGGTTATCGAAACGGTCGGCCAGGCGCCGGAAGATCACGTATACAAACGTTCGCACATGAATGCGAACCTGACCTTCGAAAGTCTGGTTATTGGTAAATCCAACCAGCTGGCCAATGCCGCCTCCGCACAAATCGTGGAAAATCCGGGTGTCTCTTCGTACAACCCGTTCTTTCTGTATGGCAGCACAGGTCTGGGCAAGACCCACCTGATGCACGCCATCGGCAATGCGCTATTTAAGGCCGGCAAGGTCAGCCGTGTGCGCTATATCCATGCCGATCAGTACTATTCCGACATGGTCAAATCGTTCCAGACCAACACATTTGATGACCTGAAACGGTATTATCATTCGCTGGACCTGTTGCTGATCGATGACATCCAGTTTTTCCGCAAGAAAGAGCGCACGCAGGAAGAGTTCTTCCTGTTGTATGAAACCATGGTGCAGCGTGGTCGGCAGATCGTGATCACGTCCGATACCTATCCGCGCGAACTGCAGGATATCAACAGCCGGCTCACGTCGCGCTTCGATTCGGGCCTCACGGTACAGATCGAACCGCCTGAGCTGGAAATGCGCGTGGCCATTCTGTTGCGCAAAGCCGAAGAAAAAACGTCCATCGTCCTGAAGGAAGAGGCGGCATTCTTCATAGCGAAGCATTTGCGTAGTAATGTAAGGGAGCTGGAAGGGGCGCTGTCCCGGGTGTCTGCTTACGCGGGTTTTCATGGCGTAAAAATAATCACCGTTGAATTCTGCAAGGAAGCACTCAAGGATTTGCTGTCGGTATCTATCGGGCAAATTACCATTGAAAACATTCAGAAGACGGTGGCCGATTTTTACAAGCTGAAAGTCCAGGAAATGTACTCGAAACGTCGGCCGGCTAATATCGCCATGGCCCGGCAGATCGCCATGTACCTGGCCAAGGAATTAACGCAGAAAAGCCTGCCGGAAATTGGAGATTCGTTCGGCGGCAGAGATCACACAACGGTGCTGCATGCAGTTCGCAAGATTACAGAACAGCGTGCCAAGAACGCCGAGTTGAATCACCAGTTACACGTATTGGAACAAACCTTAAAAGGATAATCATGCAACTGTTACAAGCGAATCGCGATGCGCTGCTCAAACCGCTGCAAACGGTCGCCGGGATTGTAGAGCGCCGGCATACGATGCCGATCCTGGCAAATATTCTATTGCGTAAAGAGGGGAATAAAATTGCGTTTGTGGCAACGGACCTAGAGGTTCAGATCACCACGCATGCCGACTTCGGCGTGGGTGACGATGTGGAGTCTACAACGGTTGCCGCACGTAAATTGCTGGACTTTGTGCGCGCACTGCCTGCGGCCAACGAAGTCAAACTCAAGCTGCAGGACAGCAAACTCGGCATCCAGTCAGGCAGAAGCCGCCTGGAGCTGCAAACCCTGAGCGGTTCCGAATATCCAACCGTGTCGGTACCAGAGAGCTGGAACGTGTCGTTCACCATGCCGCAAAAGGCATTGCGCAAGCTGTTTGGCATGGTGCATTTTTCCATGGCCCAACAGGACATCCGTTATTACCTGAATGGTACGCTCATGGTATTTGAGCCAGGCATGGTGCGTGCCGTGGCCACAGATGGACACCGCCTGGCGCATGCCGCTGAAGAGATCGAAGGCATTCAGTCTTCCAGCGAAGTCATCCTGCCGCGCAAAACCGTTCTTGAAGTGCAGCGCCTGCTGGACGACAGCGACGAACCCGTCAATATTGACGTGTCCGCCAGTCAGATCCGCTTTACTTTCGGCGACATTGAATTGATTTCCAAACTTGTCGAAGGCAAGTTCCCCGATTTCAAGCGTGTTATTCCCAGCGATTACACCCGTCATTTCAACGTGAATCGGGAAGCGTTGCAAAGCAGTCTGCACATTGCATCCATTCTCATGACAGACAAGCTCAAAGGCATCAAGCTGAACCTGGAAAACAATCTGCTGCAAATGAAATATATCAATGCAGATCAGGAAAATGCCCAGGACGAAATCGAAATTGATTACAGCTTTGAGCCGCTCAGCGTTGGCTTTAATGTGACCTACTTGCAGGACGTGCTTTCCATGGCCAAAACCGAAGAGGTGATCTGGTCGGTCAAGCCCGATGTCAACGCCTCTGCACTGATCACACTGCCAGATGAAAAGCACTTCAAATACGTGGTCATGCCAATGCGTATCTAAGAACCGTGACAGCCGGCCCGATCTTTGCCCTGCAAGGGGGTGGCCGGTTATTGTTCACAGCGGGGTGCCTGTGGCGAGATGCACCGGTGAATTGTTTTTAATTTCAAGTGAAATATTGCCGCTGCGCTAAAACAGTCGCTTCCGCCAAAGCAGTTAATTAATCGAAGAGTTACCAACACTATGTCAGAAAATACCCAGCCAGTTCAGCAAAACGAATACGGCGCCGATTCCATCAGAATGCTCAAAGGCCTGGAGGCCGTACGCAAGCGTCCCGGCATGTACATTGGCGATACATCGGACGGTACCGGTCTGCACCACATGATTTTCGAAGTGGTAGACAACGCGATCGACGAAGCGCTGGCGGGCTATTGCGATGATATCGTGGTAACCATTCACACCGACAATTCCATTTCGGTTACCGATAACGGTCGTGGTATTCCAACTGACATACACAAGGGCGATGAGTTCCACCGCAGTGCGGCTGAAATCGTGATGACCGAACTGCATGCCGGCGGTAAGTTCGACCAGAACTCGTACAAAGTGTCTGGCGGTCTGCACGGCGTTGGGGTGTCCTGCGTAAACGCGCTGTCCGAGTGGCTGCGCCTGACCATTCGTCGCAACGGACAGATCCACCAAATGGAGTTCCGTCGCGGCGAACGCGTTGAACCTCTGAAAGTGACCGGCACAACCGATAAAACAGGTACCGAAGTGCGCTACCTGGCCGATACGCAGATCTTCGAGAACATGGAATACCATTACGAGATCCTGTCCAAGCGTCTGCGCGAACTGTCGTTCCTGAACAATGGCGTGAAAGTGCGTCTGGTGGATGAACGTCAGGGTAAGGAAGAGAACTTCGCCTTTTCCGGTGGTGTAAAAGGATTTGTCGAATACATCAACCGCACAAAAACGGTCCTGCATCCGAACGTGTTTGCCGTCTCTACTGAATCCAATGGCGATGGCCCGGCCATTACCGTTGATGTGGCCATGCAATGGAATGACAGTTATGGTGAAAGCGTATTGTGCTTTACCAATAATATTCCGCAGCGCGACGGCGGTACCCATCTGACCGGTCTGCGTGCCGCGATGACACGTGTCATTAACAAGTACATTACCGATAACGAACTGGCCAAGAAAGCCAAGGTAGATACCACCGGCGATGATATGCGCGAAGGCTTGAGCTGCGTACTGTCGGTCAAAGTGCCCGAACCCAAGTTCAGTTCGCAGACTAAGGACAAGCTGGTCTCCAGCGAGGTACGTCCTGCAGTGGAAGAGGCCGTGGCCCGTACACTGGAAACCTGGCTACTGGAAAACCCCAGCGATGCCAAAGCCATCTGCGCCAAAATCGTTGATGCCGCAAGAGCCCGCGAAGCGGCGCGTCGTGCACGGGAAATGACCCGTCGCAAAAGCGTGCTTGAAGGTGCTGGCCTGCCCGGCAAACTGGCCGACTGCCAGGAAAAAGATCCCGCCAAATCTGAAATCTATATTGTGGAGGGTGACTCTGCGGGTGGTTCGGCCAAACAGGGTCGTGACCGCAAGTTCCAGGCCATTCTGCCATTGCGCGGTAAAGTGCTGAACGTGGAAAAAGCGCGTTTTGACAAACTGATTGCCAGTGAACAAATCACAACCTTGATTACCGCATTGGGCACCAGCATCGGGCCGGATTTCAATATCGAAAAACTGCGCTATCACCGCATCATTATCATGACCGATGCCGACGTTGACGGCGCACACATTCGTACCCTGCTGCTCACATTGCTGTATCGCCAGATGCCGGAATTGGTTGAGCGTGGCTATGTTTATATTGCACAACCACCGCTATACAAGGTCAAGGTGGGTCGTGACGAAAGATACCTGAAGGACCAGGCCGAAGAAGCGCAGTTCATGATGCAGGTGGCCCTGAAAGACGCGGGTCTGGAAACTCATGAAGGTGCGCAACCCATTACCGACGATGCTCTGGCTGAACTGGCTCGCCAGTATGTGATTTCTGACAGCGTGATTCTTCGTCTGTCCAAAATCATGGATGTAGAAGCCTTGTCCGCCATTGCGGAAGGCGTTGTGATCAATCTGGAAGACGATGCGTCTGCCAAAGCCTCTGCCGAACAGATGCAGGCCGCATTGCAGGATCCGCTGCATCCACAGGCAGTGACGGTTACTGCTGAATATGATCAGGAAACCGAGAAACATCGTTTGGTGTTGCGTCGTATGCATCATGGCAATATCAAGGTCACTGTCTTCGACAGTCGCTTTGTGGATGGCACCGATTACGGCATCATGGCTCGCGCCGCGCATACCTTCAACGGCCTGGTCGGCAAAGGCGCACGCGTGTATCGTGGCGAAGGCGACAAGCGCAAGGAACAGTACGTGAGCGACTTCCGCGAAGCCATTCAATGGTTGCGTAGCGAAGCCGATCGCGTGGTGAGCAAACAGCGCTATAAAGGTCTGGGTGAGATGAATCCTGATCAGCTATGGGAAACCACCATGGATCCCAACGTGCGTCGTTTGCTGCGCGTACAGATCGAGGATGCGATTGCTGCCGATGAAATGTTTACTACGCTGATGGGCGACCAGGTGGAACCAAGGCGTGAATTTATTGAGCGTAATGCGTTGATGGCGGGGAATCTGGACGTTTAATTTTGTCGATTCTCATAATTAGTGAAAAAGTCGCACAATTAATGAAAATGCATTCTCACAATTAGTGAAAAAATCGGTAGCGACGATATAGATAGGTAAACAGGCTCTCGTTCTTTCGACGGAGCCTGTTTTCTTTTGGGCGGTGATTTGAGATGTTTATCGCGGACAAAAAACGGGGTGGTGCCGAAGTGATTCCAGTTGGGGGAGTACAGCTTCACCTGCCTTGGATAATTGGTCTGTCAAGGGAGTAGAATTCCAAACTAACGGTGGTGCTACTCAGTGGTTTAGTTCAGATAAGAGTGCTTGGAGCAAAAAATAATGGAAATACATATTCCTCAGACTGCCATCGAATATGTTGATAGGGCGTTAATAATGGCTAATAGACGTTATGAAGCTAATAGAAGCAAGCAAGAATTAGAATCAATTAGCTCTCTGGAGGTTATGTATGACTCGATCGTTCAGCAATTAACATTTGTCCGAAGAATTTTAACAGGAGAGGAAAAAGATAAGGCTCGGTTATGGGAGCTTACATTTGGTACGTACTCAGCAAAAGAGTTTGATGCTAGTGATCCTGTGTTTTTCGATAGATTAGGAGATGCTTTCTTTATCGCTTCTCAAATCAGACAAGGGTTGAAGGTGCGACTACCTCATGAAGTCGATCCTAATTACGAGACAAGGGAAAGAGAACTTCGAGCTAAGTATCCGCAAGAATTTAAGCCATAGCTGCAATAGCTCACCAAAGACAGGGCGGTATGATGCCTTGAATAAAGGGCAAATTTTATGAGTGGGCTACCCAGAGATTTAAGACACTAGCCAGCCTCACGCCGCGGCCTTCTCGAAGTTCGCAGGACTGATGCCACCCAGATGCCTGAGGCTGCGGTTAGTGTTTGGCCGTTCAAGCGCTCTGCTACTCTTAGCTCAGTAGACTGGGGATGTTTAGTCCGGGATAGCTATAGAAAGTGGTAATAGATTTTTTATTATTAAAAATCAATTGGTTATGGACTAATTTTGTTCTAATAAATATTTTCATTAATTGTGAGACAAATTCCGGAAATTTTCACTAATTATGAGAATTCGAAAATAGGTATTCTCACAATTAATGAAAAAAGCCTTTAAAATCAATGCCTCGATTTTCACTTATTCTGAGACCCGACATTAGGTTGTGCCGAATTTCACAATAAGTGCAATCGTCAAACAATTGGCGAGTTTATTCGGACACTAGAGCAATTAGTAAAAACAATAGGCAAATTTCTTAGAAATATTTGCCTATTGTTTTGTTATATTTAACGTTTGCAAGTCTATTTGAGGCGAAAGCTATCAGGTGGCTGACGCACGTGCTCATCAATATAAGCCGTATCGTAATTCGAATAGCGAATTTGCGTTGGATTATGTCCCCACTTTTTTTTCATCAACGTAGTCATATGACTATTGCTTGAGAACCCGTTGATCCTAGAGATCTCTTTCAATGATGCGCCGGAAGTCAGAATCATCCCTTTCGCCGTCTGTAAACGAGCAGTAAGAACGAATTCGTGAGGAGACTGGCCCAGAGATTGCCGAAATGCTCGCGTAAAGTGGCTTGGGGATAACTGGGCAACGCCAGCAAGTCTGTCGATTGTGAGTTTTTCGGAAAGATGGGCATGAATGTATTCGACTATCCGCTTTCTAGTCGTTGGTGTCAGTCCGCCAGTAATTTTTGTCTTTTGTGGTTGATTGGCTCCGAAATAACTGTACGTGCGAAGAACATGTATTCCAAAAAGCGTAAGCAAAGACTCAATGCTCTCTTCATGGAATAAAGACGCGGTTAGTAATTCATTACGTATTTCGGATGCAAGAGCTAGCGCCTTTTTATCAACTACGCCGAGTCTGGGTAAATGAAACTCAGGGATATTCTCTCCCCACTCATGATGTGTCAAGCGGTGCAAACGGCGTTCAGTTAATGCAATTAACATACTGTGCTTGGGATGCCGCCATTGGGAAAAAAGCTCTGAATGTTCAGGTACTATTTCGATGGAACCTGCCGGCGCTACATCGATAGTCCGGCGATCGCTATTGATAGCGATGGTTCGCTGTGGCTGAGCGGCCAGCATAATCAAGAAAAAATAGGCTTTGGTCGTAAAGTGGATGGTTGTCGGCGCGACATGCGAATTTGTTACTGCTGCGCCGTCGCCTTCAAATTTTCGTCCCCAACTATCGGGCACTGAATCCAGGATGCCTTCGCTACTCAATGACCATCTCCCTTATTGCCACCGATAAAAATTCGTTTTCGTAGAGACATTAAGCCTTTCGCCAAGAAAACCATGCGTTTTTTGCAAAATAGTCTCCCTGCGAATTTAAATTTCAGCAATACATATGTAAGTTATAGCAGATTTATGCAAGTAACAGCGGGATTTTGATATCAGTTTAAACGTAATTTTGCGCCGAATGATTATACTTTTGAATAACTAGTTTAGAAATATATTGAAATAAAGAATTCATGTTCTCTCCCTGTATCCATACAGGGAGTTTCTAAAATTAACGACAAATTGTAGGATGATCATGCGACGTAAGAATTGGCAATTAGCTACTTGCTTTGGATTGCTAGCGCCTGGCCTGGGTTTTGCTCAAAGTGCGGGTGCACCACCTAATTTCATCCCTGATGCCGAGTACAGGGCAAACTGGGGTGTGTCAATGATCAACGCGCAGCCTGCTTATCTCAAAGGGTATACGGGCAAGGGCGTCATTGTTGCCGT of the Advenella mimigardefordensis DPN7 genome contains:
- the dnaN gene encoding DNA polymerase III subunit beta, with product MQLLQANRDALLKPLQTVAGIVERRHTMPILANILLRKEGNKIAFVATDLEVQITTHADFGVGDDVESTTVAARKLLDFVRALPAANEVKLKLQDSKLGIQSGRSRLELQTLSGSEYPTVSVPESWNVSFTMPQKALRKLFGMVHFSMAQQDIRYYLNGTLMVFEPGMVRAVATDGHRLAHAAEEIEGIQSSSEVILPRKTVLEVQRLLDDSDEPVNIDVSASQIRFTFGDIELISKLVEGKFPDFKRVIPSDYTRHFNVNREALQSSLHIASILMTDKLKGIKLNLENNLLQMKYINADQENAQDEIEIDYSFEPLSVGFNVTYLQDVLSMAKTEEVIWSVKPDVNASALITLPDEKHFKYVVMPMRI
- the dnaA gene encoding chromosomal replication initiator protein DnaA encodes the protein MQEFWQSCVHSLAQELPPEQMKAWVHPLSFLSFDEELGEVRVSAPNAIKQNWARTNYTQRIQELASNWFNRPGIRVIFQVARRDQHHVSQVHGPAVAPPAGMPAVAPAGAPAPREYTNGSVQPNGHGASAALHTAARATAVVEPAVTGKEPTVVIETVGQAPEDHVYKRSHMNANLTFESLVIGKSNQLANAASAQIVENPGVSSYNPFFLYGSTGLGKTHLMHAIGNALFKAGKVSRVRYIHADQYYSDMVKSFQTNTFDDLKRYYHSLDLLLIDDIQFFRKKERTQEEFFLLYETMVQRGRQIVITSDTYPRELQDINSRLTSRFDSGLTVQIEPPELEMRVAILLRKAEEKTSIVLKEEAAFFIAKHLRSNVRELEGALSRVSAYAGFHGVKIITVEFCKEALKDLLSVSIGQITIENIQKTVADFYKLKVQEMYSKRRPANIAMARQIAMYLAKELTQKSLPEIGDSFGGRDHTTVLHAVRKITEQRAKNAELNHQLHVLEQTLKG
- the gyrB gene encoding DNA topoisomerase (ATP-hydrolyzing) subunit B yields the protein MSENTQPVQQNEYGADSIRMLKGLEAVRKRPGMYIGDTSDGTGLHHMIFEVVDNAIDEALAGYCDDIVVTIHTDNSISVTDNGRGIPTDIHKGDEFHRSAAEIVMTELHAGGKFDQNSYKVSGGLHGVGVSCVNALSEWLRLTIRRNGQIHQMEFRRGERVEPLKVTGTTDKTGTEVRYLADTQIFENMEYHYEILSKRLRELSFLNNGVKVRLVDERQGKEENFAFSGGVKGFVEYINRTKTVLHPNVFAVSTESNGDGPAITVDVAMQWNDSYGESVLCFTNNIPQRDGGTHLTGLRAAMTRVINKYITDNELAKKAKVDTTGDDMREGLSCVLSVKVPEPKFSSQTKDKLVSSEVRPAVEEAVARTLETWLLENPSDAKAICAKIVDAARAREAARRAREMTRRKSVLEGAGLPGKLADCQEKDPAKSEIYIVEGDSAGGSAKQGRDRKFQAILPLRGKVLNVEKARFDKLIASEQITTLITALGTSIGPDFNIEKLRYHRIIIMTDADVDGAHIRTLLLTLLYRQMPELVERGYVYIAQPPLYKVKVGRDERYLKDQAEEAQFMMQVALKDAGLETHEGAQPITDDALAELARQYVISDSVILRLSKIMDVEALSAIAEGVVINLEDDASAKASAEQMQAALQDPLHPQAVTVTAEYDQETEKHRLVLRRMHHGNIKVTVFDSRFVDGTDYGIMARAAHTFNGLVGKGARVYRGEGDKRKEQYVSDFREAIQWLRSEADRVVSKQRYKGLGEMNPDQLWETTMDPNVRRLLRVQIEDAIAADEMFTTLMGDQVEPRREFIERNALMAGNLDV
- a CDS encoding immunity protein Tsi6 family protein — encoded protein: MEIHIPQTAIEYVDRALIMANRRYEANRSKQELESISSLEVMYDSIVQQLTFVRRILTGEEKDKARLWELTFGTYSAKEFDASDPVFFDRLGDAFFIASQIRQGLKVRLPHEVDPNYETRERELRAKYPQEFKP
- a CDS encoding AraC family transcriptional regulator, which produces MSSEGILDSVPDSWGRKFEGDGAAVTNSHVAPTTIHFTTKAYFFLIMLAAQPQRTIAINSDRRTIDVAPAGSIEIVPEHSELFSQWRHPKHSMLIALTERRLHRLTHHEWGENIPEFHLPRLGVVDKKALALASEIRNELLTASLFHEESIESLLTLFGIHVLRTYSYFGANQPQKTKITGGLTPTTRKRIVEYIHAHLSEKLTIDRLAGVAQLSPSHFTRAFRQSLGQSPHEFVLTARLQTAKGMILTSGASLKEISRINGFSSNSHMTTLMKKKWGHNPTQIRYSNYDTAYIDEHVRQPPDSFRLK